In the genome of Vicia villosa cultivar HV-30 ecotype Madison, WI linkage group LG7, Vvil1.0, whole genome shotgun sequence, one region contains:
- the LOC131620610 gene encoding uncharacterized protein LOC131620610 isoform X1 → MNELYAFDSTSSVEMLPPFVIKSVEERATARHCSKGIEPRISAERVILLDTQPVFSASVLAEMMEPDGSSTISVMSGESLSAELAQEIMAIQLAVFLASTCHILLVVSDGVHDDDLWHLMSTADLLKGDISDPSLLSSSSGLVEKDSKVPEREYTATPVFVRTKLRDQELTPKNILLLRKELMQYFKTSSFVTKTTRNHSDEQVSSSNRDTDSSTLNLFTIPCKEKKENPRAESYISALRKIRDQILSVNRSSFMRPVSEHEWLKSSAKIWDQVRNSSKISEYCRSLQDSGMY, encoded by the exons ATGAATGAACTTTATGCTTTTGATTCAACTTCTTCGG TAGAGATGCTACCACCTTTTGTCATCAAATCTGTAGAGGAAAGAGCTACGGCAAGGCATTGTTCTAAGGGCATTGAACCAAGGATATCGGCTGAACGTGTTATTCTTCTTGATACACAG CCTGTATTCAGTGCTTCTGTTTTAGCTGAGATGATGGAACCTGATGGGTCTTCAACAATTTCGGTGATGAGTGGAGAATCTTTGTCAGCTGAATTGGCTCAAGAGATTATGGCTATTCAG CTTGCTGTTTTTCTAGCATCCACATGTCATATTCTGCTGGTGGTGTCAGACGGAGTCCATGATGACGACTTGTGGCATTTGATGTCAACG GCTGACTTGCTGAAGGGTGACATTTCAGACCCATCCTTACTGTCTTCTAGCTCAGGGCTTGTTGAGAAAGATAGCAAAGTTCCTGAAAGGGAATACACCGCTACTCCTGTTTTTGTACGCACAAA GCTAAGAGATCAAGAGTTGACTCCTAAAAATATTTTGCTGCTGAGGAAGGAGCTCATGCAGTATTTCAAAACATCCTCTTTTGTTACAAAAACTACTAGAAACCATTCTGATGAGCAAGTTTCATCTTCTAATAGGGATACAGATTCTAGCACGCTAAATTTGTTTACGATCCCatgtaaagaaaaaaaagaaaatcccAGAGCTGAGAGTTACATTTCTGCTCTAAGGAAAATACGAGATCAG ATTTTATCAGTGAATCGATCATCTTTCATGAGACCTGTGTCTGAGCATGAATGGCTAAAAAGTTCAGCCAAAATATGGGACCAGGTTAGAAACTCCTCAAAGATATCAGAATACTGTAGATCACTTCAAGATTCTGGTATGTATTGA
- the LOC131620610 gene encoding uncharacterized protein LOC131620610 isoform X2, whose translation MNELYAFDSTSSEMLPPFVIKSVEERATARHCSKGIEPRISAERVILLDTQPVFSASVLAEMMEPDGSSTISVMSGESLSAELAQEIMAIQLAVFLASTCHILLVVSDGVHDDDLWHLMSTADLLKGDISDPSLLSSSSGLVEKDSKVPEREYTATPVFVRTKLRDQELTPKNILLLRKELMQYFKTSSFVTKTTRNHSDEQVSSSNRDTDSSTLNLFTIPCKEKKENPRAESYISALRKIRDQILSVNRSSFMRPVSEHEWLKSSAKIWDQVRNSSKISEYCRSLQDSGMY comes from the exons ATGAATGAACTTTATGCTTTTGATTCAACTTCTTCGG AGATGCTACCACCTTTTGTCATCAAATCTGTAGAGGAAAGAGCTACGGCAAGGCATTGTTCTAAGGGCATTGAACCAAGGATATCGGCTGAACGTGTTATTCTTCTTGATACACAG CCTGTATTCAGTGCTTCTGTTTTAGCTGAGATGATGGAACCTGATGGGTCTTCAACAATTTCGGTGATGAGTGGAGAATCTTTGTCAGCTGAATTGGCTCAAGAGATTATGGCTATTCAG CTTGCTGTTTTTCTAGCATCCACATGTCATATTCTGCTGGTGGTGTCAGACGGAGTCCATGATGACGACTTGTGGCATTTGATGTCAACG GCTGACTTGCTGAAGGGTGACATTTCAGACCCATCCTTACTGTCTTCTAGCTCAGGGCTTGTTGAGAAAGATAGCAAAGTTCCTGAAAGGGAATACACCGCTACTCCTGTTTTTGTACGCACAAA GCTAAGAGATCAAGAGTTGACTCCTAAAAATATTTTGCTGCTGAGGAAGGAGCTCATGCAGTATTTCAAAACATCCTCTTTTGTTACAAAAACTACTAGAAACCATTCTGATGAGCAAGTTTCATCTTCTAATAGGGATACAGATTCTAGCACGCTAAATTTGTTTACGATCCCatgtaaagaaaaaaaagaaaatcccAGAGCTGAGAGTTACATTTCTGCTCTAAGGAAAATACGAGATCAG ATTTTATCAGTGAATCGATCATCTTTCATGAGACCTGTGTCTGAGCATGAATGGCTAAAAAGTTCAGCCAAAATATGGGACCAGGTTAGAAACTCCTCAAAGATATCAGAATACTGTAGATCACTTCAAGATTCTGGTATGTATTGA
- the LOC131617256 gene encoding agamous-like MADS-box protein AGL104, translating into MGRVKLEIKRIENTTNRQVTFSKRRNGLIKKAYELSILCDIDIALIMFSPSNRLSHFSGKRRIEDVLTRYINLPDQERDNAVSFPEVPYRRGIQNKEFLLRTLQQLRSENDIALHMSNPGDINSEIEELQQEVSRLQQQLQMAEEQIRIYEPDPLKMTSMAELETSEKNVVEILARVMQRKELLLNNHLSSYDPSGIQGMPNTFENVGWLQDGSQNHQNIFDASAPMDPLRDLSSTVYGSFSQGTSSNVDPRAIGECHVANPNDANLQAWPQGYTLYPHHQQPQQHQQQHQHQHHHIQHDMVGTDHHQQHHHHHNLQDMMPHGQINMPITASQVEPPKNESTDQYDQCKQPNHQLNSCSMTHTN; encoded by the exons ATGGGTCGTGTTAAACTCGAGATCAAAAGAATAGAGAATACAACAAATCGACAAGTTACATTCTCTAAACGTAGAAATGGTCTCATTAAGAAAGCTTATGAGTTATCTATCCTATGTGATATTGATATTGCACTTATAATGTTTTCTCCATCAAATCGTCTTAGTCATTTTTCCGGTAAAAGAAG GATAGAGGATGTTTTAACTCGTTATATTAATCTTCCTGATCAAGAAAGAGATAA TGCTGTAAGTTTTCCTGAGGTACCATACAGAAG ggGTATTCAAAATAAGGAG TTTTTGCTCAGGACACTTCAACAGTTGAGGAGTGAAAATGACATAGCTCTTCATATGTCCAA TCCGGGAGACATTAACTCTGAGATTGAG GAACTCCAACAAGAAGTAAGTAGgttacaacaacaacttcaaatggcAGAGGAGCAGATAAG GATATACGAACCCGACCCATTAAAGATGACATCTATGGCAGAGCTTGAAACCAGTGAAAAAAATGTAGTAGAAATATTGGCACGTGTCATGCAGAGAAAG GAACTTTTGTTGAATAATCATCTATCTTCGTATGATCCATCTGGTATTCAG GGAATGCCAAACACTTTCGAAAATGTAGGATGGCTGCAAGATGGTAGTCAGAACCATCAAAATATTTTTGATGCATCAGCTCCTATGGATCCTCTCAG GGATTTGTCCTCTACTGTGTACGGTTCATTTTCACAAGGAACAAGTTCAAATGTTGATCCAAGAGCTATAGGTGAATGCCACGTGGCAAATCCAAATGATGCAAATCTTCAAGCATGGCCACAAGGATACACATTATATCCTCatcatcaacaacctcaacaacatcaacaacaacatcaacatcaacatcatcataTTCAACATGACATGGTTGGAACtgatcatcatcaacaacatcatcatcaccataATCTTCAAGATATGATGCCACATGGACAAATCAACATGCCCATCACTGCCTCACAAGTTGAACCACCAAAAAATGAATCAACAGATCAATATGATCAATGTAAACAACCTAATCATCAGCTTAATTCATGCTCAATGACACATACTAATTAA
- the LOC131617258 gene encoding (+)-neomenthol dehydrogenase-like has protein sequence MEESTKRTAVVTGGNRGIGFSICKQLSSNGLKVVLTARDEKKGLEAVEKLKEIALSGEVVFHQLDVTDSASIASFVEFITNKFGKLDILVNNAAIVGAHIDGKALTSLGVVVDPSQVDWTKIFFENYVLAEKSLRTNYYGTKEFTKALVPLLQCSTSPKIVNVSSSMGRLEIMPNGRPKEVLSDILNLSEEKIDEILNEFLKDYKEGSLEAKGWPTYNSAYIISKVGLNAYTRIMADKYPSFCVNAICPGYVKTDMNHGNGVLTSDEGAEPIVRLALLQDDTTSGIFFSRGEKTSF, from the exons ATGGAAGAATCAACAAAAAG GACTGCAGTTGTGACAGGAGGCAATAGGGGAATTGGATTTTCAATATGCAAACAATTGTCTTCTAATGGCCTCAAAGTTGTGTTGACAGCGAGAGATGAGAAAAAGGGTCTTGAAGCTGTTGAGAAACTCAAAGAGATTGCACTTTCTGGTGAAGTGGTTTTTCATCAACTCGATGTTACAGATTCtgcaagtattgcatcatttgtagAATTCATTACAAACAAATTTGGTAAGCTGGATATCTTG GTAAACAATGCTGCAATTGTAGGAGCACATATAGATGGAAAGGCTTTAACTTCCCTAGGTGTTGTG GTAGATCCTAGCCAAGTTGATTggacaaaaatattttttgaaaactaTGTATTAGCTGagaaaagccttagaacaaactATTATGGAACCAAAGAATTTACCAAAGCTCTTGTTCCTCTTCTTCAATGTTCCACCTCCCCAAAAATTGTTAACGTTTCTTCATCTATGGGAAGGTTGGAG ATTATGCCGAATGGACGACCGAAAGAAGTACTAAGTGATATCCTAAATTTATCCGAAgaaaaaattgatgaaattttgaatgaATTTCTTAAGGATTATAAGGAGGGTTCACTAGAAGCCAAAGGTTGGCCAACATATAACTCAGCGTATATTATTTCGAAAGTTGGTCTTAATGCGTACACAAGAATTATGGCCGATAAGTATCCTTCTTTTTGCGTAAATGCTATTTGTCCTGGTTATGTGAAAACTGATATGAATCATGGTAATGGTGTTCTAACTTCTGATGAAGGTGCTGAACCTATTGTGAGATTGGCATTACTACAAGATGATACTACTTCTGGTATATTTTTTTCTCGTGGTGAAAAGACATCATTTTGA